A section of the Solitalea canadensis DSM 3403 genome encodes:
- a CDS encoding hybrid sensor histidine kinase/response regulator: MNLSNRNSVRVLYIDDEQNNLITFKAAFRREFEIYTALSANEGIKILQEIPVHVIIADQRMPNCTGVEFFRSVVEKYPDPVRILITGYTDAEALIDAINNGHVYRYIAKPWNEMELRNAIYNAFDVFQTKKQLQQNIEDLQKANDELNRFIYSLSHDLRSPLMSILGVIKLANLEQSVNDPNGYMGIIEQSVNKLDGFILKVIEYYQNSRAEALPESISFKCLINDMLESFKPQNTQIIYDTEIQQGADFKGDSFRISVILNNLISNAVKYQRTEERDPRINIKVKVNSAKALISISDNGIGILHEHLDQIFKLFFRAKNTKRTGTGIGLYIVKEALNKIGGDIAVHSKLGEGTQFDITIPNMVVVEEPVLCG; this comes from the coding sequence ATGAACTTGTCCAATCGTAATTCAGTCAGGGTATTATATATAGATGACGAGCAAAATAATTTAATCACCTTTAAGGCAGCTTTCAGACGTGAGTTTGAAATTTATACAGCTTTATCAGCCAATGAAGGCATAAAGATATTGCAGGAAATCCCTGTTCATGTAATCATTGCCGATCAACGCATGCCGAATTGCACAGGAGTAGAATTCTTCAGATCGGTAGTTGAAAAATATCCTGATCCGGTACGCATTTTAATAACCGGATACACAGATGCTGAAGCTTTAATAGATGCTATTAATAATGGTCATGTGTATCGATACATTGCTAAGCCCTGGAATGAAATGGAATTGCGCAATGCTATCTATAATGCTTTTGACGTATTTCAGACCAAGAAACAACTTCAGCAAAATATCGAAGATTTACAAAAAGCCAATGATGAGCTGAACCGATTTATATACAGCCTTTCTCATGACCTCCGCTCTCCGTTAATGTCAATTTTGGGTGTAATTAAATTAGCCAATCTTGAACAATCGGTAAATGACCCTAACGGATATATGGGTATTATTGAGCAGAGTGTAAATAAATTGGATGGCTTTATCCTAAAGGTTATTGAGTATTATCAAAACTCACGTGCAGAAGCACTGCCCGAAAGTATCAGCTTTAAGTGCCTGATTAATGATATGCTTGAAAGCTTTAAACCGCAGAATACACAAATTATATATGATACAGAAATTCAACAAGGAGCAGACTTTAAGGGAGACAGTTTCCGCATTTCAGTTATTTTGAATAACCTAATTTCTAATGCGGTTAAATATCAACGCACAGAAGAAAGAGACCCACGAATCAATATAAAAGTAAAAGTAAATTCAGCTAAAGCATTAATATCTATAAGCGATAACGGAATAGGTATTTTGCATGAACACCTTGATCAGATCTTTAAGTTATTTTTCAGAGCTAAAAACACAAAGCGTACTGGAACCGGAATCGGTTTGTATATAGTGAAAGAAGCGTTAAACAAAATAGGAGGAGATATTGCCGTTCATTCTAAACTTGGAGAAGGAACACAATTCGATATAACAATTCCTAACATGGTGGTGGTGGAGGAGCCTGTTTTATGCGGGTAA
- a CDS encoding response regulator yields MLIDDSKIDLFLGEKMLGLSGVSSEIITCSSASEALDFFAGNISQPQLLPELILLDIHMPEMDGFDFLDEFIRFPEHITQNTGVLMLTSSVDLKDLVRAEANPLVIKLIKKPLYPDSLHLALENYFTDKGDS; encoded by the coding sequence ATGCTAATAGACGATAGCAAAATTGATTTATTTTTAGGAGAAAAGATGCTTGGATTGAGTGGTGTAAGTAGTGAAATCATTACTTGCAGTTCCGCATCAGAAGCACTTGACTTTTTTGCAGGAAATATTTCACAACCACAGCTCCTACCTGAGCTTATTTTATTAGATATACATATGCCAGAGATGGATGGCTTTGACTTTTTGGATGAATTTATCCGTTTTCCGGAGCATATAACTCAAAATACCGGTGTATTGATGCTCACCTCTTCAGTTGATCTTAAAGACTTAGTGCGTGCAGAAGCAAATCCCCTGGTAATAAAGCTTATTAAGAAACCACTTTATCCTGATTCACTTCACCTTGCATTAGAGAATTATTTTACCGATAAAGGGGATAGTTAA
- a CDS encoding sensor histidine kinase, giving the protein MRLLKLQLLLFMLILPVLKTQAALPFTIAKPGKVYAVGKQVWIYEDASGEKTIEDINHESQFVLGKDPIPNFGITSSNFWLRLELVNNTGKEDLLLLIENPIIDEVEFYYTDSQGNIRSDVSGEHKTFASRTIQHSNYIFSLPLKNNERSICYLKIKSNDQLQLPLFVGTEEAIYQRLLLRDLLFGIYAGIIAVMILYNLFVYLSVKDNSYIYYVFFILFVGLSQATLEGLGFRFLWPGSPWMAINSTVIIPALSGVTTGLFMKSFLQTARYAPVLDKIINSFIGGYIIALIACLLGFNQFGLQLLHVAGAGGSFFALYVGYRIHKLGNRSGRFFLIANSIFLLAVIGFVLRNVNIIPYNTFTSIILELGSALQVILLSFALADKINTLKVEKEHSQAMALLASRENERLITEQNIMLEAKVYERTRELQFTNGELINTLHKLKDTQSQLVEAEKMASLGQLTAGIAHEINNPINFVSSNVKPLQMDIDDLFAVIAKYEELDLTASPAEKLKEIENFKRKIDLEYVGEEIKSLLRGIEDGATRTAEIVKGLRNFSRLDESELKLADIHTCIDSTLVVLKHSIPNGANIVRDFSSVPQIECYPGKLNQALLNLLNNAFHAICKKTNFIEHTVTISTSYVDEMVMIAISDTGIGMPEEVKEKIFEPFFTTKEVGEGTGLGLSIVYKIIEKHQGKIEVSSVPDIGTTFTLLLPKQLETKQKIFINELVQS; this is encoded by the coding sequence ATGAGATTATTAAAACTGCAACTTTTGCTTTTTATGCTCATCTTACCTGTGCTAAAAACGCAGGCAGCCCTTCCTTTTACTATTGCGAAACCTGGAAAAGTTTATGCTGTTGGTAAGCAAGTTTGGATCTATGAAGATGCATCCGGAGAGAAAACCATTGAAGACATTAACCATGAGTCCCAATTTGTTTTAGGTAAAGATCCAATTCCCAACTTTGGAATTACTTCATCAAATTTTTGGTTACGCTTAGAATTAGTAAATAATACAGGGAAAGAAGACCTATTATTACTGATCGAGAACCCAATAATTGACGAAGTTGAGTTCTATTATACAGATTCGCAGGGAAATATTCGATCTGATGTTTCTGGAGAACACAAAACCTTCGCCTCAAGAACAATTCAACACTCTAATTATATTTTTTCCTTACCGCTGAAAAACAATGAGCGTTCCATCTGCTACCTGAAAATAAAAAGCAATGACCAGCTTCAATTGCCTTTATTTGTGGGAACAGAAGAAGCTATTTATCAGCGTTTGTTACTTAGAGATCTGCTCTTTGGTATCTATGCAGGCATTATCGCTGTAATGATATTGTACAATCTGTTCGTATATCTATCAGTAAAAGATAACAGTTATATATACTACGTATTCTTTATCCTGTTTGTTGGTTTATCACAAGCTACATTAGAAGGTTTAGGTTTCCGGTTCTTATGGCCAGGTTCTCCTTGGATGGCCATAAATAGTACGGTGATAATTCCGGCTTTATCCGGCGTTACCACCGGATTGTTTATGAAGAGTTTTCTTCAAACAGCACGGTATGCTCCGGTTTTAGATAAGATCATCAATAGTTTTATTGGAGGATATATCATTGCGTTAATTGCCTGCCTTCTTGGATTTAATCAGTTTGGATTGCAATTGTTGCACGTAGCTGGTGCAGGAGGCTCTTTCTTTGCCTTATATGTAGGATACCGCATTCATAAATTGGGTAACAGATCCGGACGTTTTTTCCTGATTGCCAACTCTATTTTCCTGTTGGCCGTTATCGGATTTGTACTCCGGAATGTAAATATCATTCCTTATAATACATTCACATCGATCATTCTGGAGTTAGGATCGGCTTTACAAGTTATTCTACTTTCTTTTGCGTTGGCAGATAAGATCAATACGCTGAAAGTAGAAAAGGAACATTCGCAGGCAATGGCCTTACTTGCCTCGCGTGAAAATGAACGATTGATAACAGAGCAGAATATAATGCTCGAAGCAAAAGTATATGAGCGCACACGTGAGCTTCAATTTACTAATGGCGAATTAATCAATACCCTTCATAAATTAAAGGATACACAATCGCAATTAGTGGAAGCTGAAAAAATGGCTTCATTAGGACAACTTACAGCCGGCATAGCTCATGAGATCAATAATCCGATCAATTTTGTAAGTTCAAATGTGAAACCTCTCCAAATGGATATTGATGATCTGTTTGCGGTGATTGCCAAATATGAAGAGCTGGATCTAACGGCAAGTCCGGCAGAAAAGCTGAAAGAAATAGAAAACTTTAAGCGTAAGATCGACCTTGAATATGTAGGGGAAGAAATTAAATCATTATTACGAGGCATTGAAGATGGAGCAACACGAACTGCCGAAATAGTAAAAGGACTACGTAATTTCAGTAGATTGGATGAAAGTGAATTAAAATTAGCGGATATACATACCTGTATTGATTCAACATTGGTAGTATTAAAGCACTCTATTCCTAATGGTGCAAACATTGTACGTGATTTTTCATCTGTACCTCAGATTGAGTGTTATCCGGGTAAACTAAATCAGGCATTGCTTAATTTGTTAAATAATGCCTTCCATGCTATTTGTAAGAAAACAAACTTTATTGAGCATACCGTTACAATCAGTACATCGTATGTAGATGAAATGGTAATGATTGCTATTTCAGATACAGGCATTGGTATGCCGGAAGAAGTAAAAGAAAAAATATTTGAACCGTTTTTTACCACCAAAGAGGTAGGAGAAGGAACAGGACTCGGACTATCTATTGTTTATAAAATCATTGAAAAACATCAAGGGAAAATTGAAGTTTCTTCAGTTCCTGATATTGGGACTACGTTTACGCTGCTCTTGCCAAAACAATTAGAAACCAAACAAAAGATTTTTATCAATGAACTTGTCCAATCGTAA